Proteins encoded in a region of the Veillonella parvula genome:
- a CDS encoding MmgE/PrpD family protein, producing MDSVTQTIVNYIEQTDVTNREDLLSVARIAFLDYLASLAPAENEQAVQELARFIGAKSSISSDVGLDMNSSVLSGKVISEGNTGLAIENVSKADKALYYGFASHYLDFDDAQANLAGHFSTILYSALLAVIEPMDTWHEFFRAYIIGAELEGIIGSLINPAHRTQGWHSTGTVGVIGAAAAIGALRGLHGESLAQLLSLAATQSAGMFFQSGTDGKPLHAGLAARNGVWAYELLQYTSLQTSTKPFDPERGWFKTIGNITVTSNDIASRWLAPGQLIDPGLWMKVHPYCSAAICGAEAAETVAHRLYTSSSYVSKHNYLSPDTEEQDQCRLCATPDFSLWKDIDRVTVHFPPGADAALRYTSPKTGREGQFSIEYIVYQVLAYGEVQDELFKIDIIDSSVRDYMSRIERVYDLPKVSQTERITKVTITLKNGDTFTETVNNPKGSPKNPLTMEDIRIKLGLTLEADQIDRVIVAFTNTDKVESFLQTLRKEGVLHV from the coding sequence ATGGATTCTGTAACACAGACGATTGTGAACTACATAGAACAAACGGATGTGACGAACCGTGAAGACCTCCTGTCAGTGGCTCGTATTGCCTTCCTAGATTATCTGGCATCCTTAGCACCAGCAGAGAACGAACAAGCCGTTCAAGAGTTAGCTCGCTTTATAGGGGCTAAGTCATCTATAAGCTCGGATGTTGGTCTGGACATGAACTCCAGTGTTTTGAGTGGCAAGGTTATATCAGAGGGCAATACTGGCTTAGCAATAGAGAATGTATCTAAAGCTGATAAGGCTTTGTATTATGGCTTTGCTTCGCATTATCTAGATTTTGATGATGCACAGGCGAACTTGGCGGGTCATTTCAGTACTATTTTATATTCTGCTTTACTGGCAGTGATTGAGCCGATGGATACATGGCACGAATTCTTTCGAGCCTATATCATCGGTGCCGAGCTAGAGGGTATTATTGGTTCCCTTATCAATCCTGCCCATCGGACCCAAGGATGGCATTCTACGGGGACCGTTGGTGTGATTGGGGCAGCGGCCGCTATAGGCGCTTTGCGAGGTCTTCATGGTGAAAGCTTGGCTCAGCTCCTGTCTTTGGCTGCTACTCAATCGGCGGGCATGTTCTTTCAAAGTGGTACAGATGGTAAGCCGCTCCATGCGGGACTGGCAGCACGCAATGGTGTGTGGGCTTACGAACTGTTGCAATATACATCACTTCAAACAAGTACAAAACCGTTTGACCCTGAACGGGGTTGGTTTAAAACAATCGGTAATATTACCGTTACATCAAATGACATCGCTAGCCGTTGGTTAGCACCAGGGCAACTTATTGATCCTGGTTTGTGGATGAAAGTCCACCCCTATTGCTCGGCAGCCATTTGTGGCGCTGAAGCAGCTGAAACCGTGGCACATAGACTATATACATCTTCTTCGTATGTGTCTAAACATAACTACCTTTCACCAGATACAGAGGAACAAGATCAATGTAGATTATGTGCCACCCCCGATTTCTCCCTTTGGAAGGATATAGATAGAGTGACTGTTCATTTTCCACCTGGTGCTGATGCGGCATTGCGTTATACATCGCCAAAAACAGGTCGAGAAGGGCAGTTTTCTATTGAGTACATCGTGTACCAAGTCCTCGCTTATGGGGAGGTACAGGACGAGTTGTTTAAGATAGATATCATAGACTCATCAGTACGAGACTATATGTCACGAATTGAGCGTGTCTATGATTTACCGAAGGTATCCCAAACGGAGCGGATTACGAAAGTAACCATTACATTGAAAAATGGAGATACTTTTACAGAAACGGTGAATAATCCTAAAGGATCGCCGAAGAATCCTCTTACTATGGAGGATATACGCATTAAATTAGGCCTCACCTTGGAGGCTGACCAAATAGATAGAGTTATTGTGGCTTTTACCAATACAGATAAGGTAGAGTCATTCCTGCAAACATTGCGAAAAGAAGGAGTTTTACATGTTTAA
- a CDS encoding transporter substrate-binding domain-containing protein has translation MFNTKKLTKLFAIGALALGVLVVAGCGDDTSKEAKVNPDAKVINVATRGTVRPYSYTDDNGNLTGFDVELLKEIERRNPDLHFNFKPMAVDAAFVAMDAGQVDMIANQMRRNPTREAKYYYTNEVNNYSTRKLVVKNDRNDISKLDDLKGKKIAVTTSSEFNELVKQFNETANPQIEVIYTDKAGAETLNLVATGRADAAGEYEYVINSAIKDRGLPLKAVGDVLAVVPTYFLSKRTDDMKQVNEKIDKTMKEMRADGTLKKLSEQYLGGDYTFDPTQK, from the coding sequence ATGTTTAATACAAAGAAATTAACGAAATTATTCGCCATCGGCGCATTGGCACTAGGCGTGCTCGTTGTAGCTGGTTGTGGCGACGACACATCTAAGGAAGCGAAAGTAAATCCAGATGCTAAAGTGATTAACGTAGCTACACGCGGTACAGTTCGCCCGTATTCCTACACAGATGATAACGGCAACCTTACTGGTTTTGACGTAGAATTGTTGAAAGAAATTGAACGTCGTAATCCTGACCTTCATTTCAACTTCAAACCAATGGCCGTTGATGCTGCCTTTGTAGCGATGGATGCAGGCCAAGTGGACATGATTGCAAACCAAATGCGTCGCAACCCGACACGTGAAGCAAAATACTACTACACAAATGAGGTTAACAACTACTCTACACGTAAATTAGTAGTTAAAAACGATCGCAACGACATCTCTAAATTGGATGATTTGAAAGGCAAGAAAATCGCCGTTACTACATCCTCTGAGTTCAACGAGTTAGTAAAACAATTCAACGAAACAGCAAATCCTCAAATCGAAGTTATCTATACAGATAAAGCAGGTGCAGAAACATTAAACCTCGTTGCTACAGGCCGTGCTGATGCAGCAGGTGAGTATGAATACGTAATTAACTCTGCTATTAAAGACCGTGGCTTGCCACTCAAAGCTGTAGGTGATGTATTGGCCGTAGTACCAACTTATTTCTTGTCTAAACGTACAGATGACATGAAACAAGTAAACGAAAAAATCGATAAAACTATGAAAGAAATGCGTGCAGATGGTACGTTGAAAAAACTTTCTGAACAATATCTTGGTGGGGATTACACATTCGATCCAACACAAAAATAA
- a CDS encoding amino acid ABC transporter permease: MGKYFDVSYMIQAFPQLLNYVHVTVLITVISAILGVILGSIIAIIRLKKVPVLNQLFIVFISFMRGTPFLVQLFLIYFGVPEIMSHMGLNMKNVPGLVFVYAVFTLHIAAYSAEIMRSSIDAVSPGEKEAAKSLGMTEFQSYVRIILPQAFTMSIPPLTNLVIGMLKGTALIFNVGVVDMMRKADLMGGNSQRYLELFVDAAIIYGILIIIVSLLGRLLEKRFTVAGKETQRILISEE; this comes from the coding sequence GTGGGCAAGTATTTTGATGTGTCCTACATGATTCAAGCATTTCCACAGCTCTTGAATTATGTACATGTAACGGTACTCATCACCGTTATTTCTGCCATCTTAGGTGTTATTTTGGGCTCTATCATAGCCATCATTCGCCTCAAGAAGGTACCAGTATTAAACCAATTATTTATTGTATTTATCTCCTTTATGCGCGGTACGCCGTTCTTGGTACAGCTCTTCCTCATTTACTTTGGGGTACCAGAAATCATGTCCCACATGGGGCTTAACATGAAAAATGTGCCAGGCCTCGTATTTGTGTATGCCGTGTTTACCTTACATATTGCAGCTTACAGCGCTGAAATCATGCGCTCCAGTATCGATGCGGTCTCTCCTGGTGAGAAAGAAGCCGCTAAAAGTCTTGGTATGACCGAGTTCCAAAGTTATGTGCGCATCATCTTGCCGCAGGCTTTCACCATGAGTATTCCACCGTTGACGAACCTCGTTATCGGCATGTTGAAAGGAACGGCGCTCATCTTTAACGTCGGCGTTGTGGATATGATGCGTAAGGCGGATCTTATGGGCGGCAATAGTCAGCGCTATCTTGAGTTATTCGTCGATGCGGCCATCATTTATGGCATTCTAATTATCATCGTGTCCCTCTTGGGCCGATTGCTTGAAAAACGTTTTACCGTTGCGGGCAAGGAAACGCAACGCATTTTGATCAGTGAGGAGTAG
- a CDS encoding amino acid ABC transporter permease, whose translation MGHIIDSTYIYGTFFAVIPYVKVTLMITFLSVGLGTILGLLSCVLQQNKVPVLSQLSYLYVLLCRSIPNMVLLYLVYYGLPILFLALEDQTGVHVPFEKVPATFVAVVGLTLHTGAYLSEIFRAALQSVPKGQMEAAQAIGMTWFQAFRRIVLPQATVFALPLFTNQFLNTMKSTSIVFVITVIELFGAAKLYTEENSQYFEAYIVVAGLFWVMGIVFEFIFHRLEIYASKYKRGNAL comes from the coding sequence ATGGGACATATAATTGATTCAACCTATATTTATGGCACCTTCTTTGCTGTCATTCCTTATGTGAAAGTCACCCTCATGATTACCTTCCTCAGCGTTGGTTTGGGTACAATCCTAGGATTATTAAGTTGCGTGCTACAACAAAACAAAGTACCTGTGCTCAGTCAGCTCAGTTACTTGTACGTATTATTGTGCCGTAGTATTCCGAACATGGTTCTCTTATACCTCGTGTACTATGGTTTACCAATTCTCTTCCTCGCATTAGAGGATCAAACAGGGGTGCATGTGCCCTTTGAAAAGGTGCCAGCTACCTTCGTAGCCGTTGTAGGCTTAACCTTGCACACAGGGGCCTATTTGAGTGAAATCTTTCGGGCTGCCTTACAATCGGTACCGAAAGGGCAAATGGAAGCGGCTCAGGCCATCGGTATGACTTGGTTCCAAGCGTTCCGCCGCATCGTGTTGCCACAAGCGACAGTCTTTGCGTTGCCACTATTTACGAATCAGTTTCTTAACACCATGAAGAGTACCAGCATTGTATTCGTTATCACCGTTATTGAATTGTTCGGCGCTGCAAAGTTATATACAGAGGAAAATTCACAATATTTTGAGGCCTACATCGTGGTGGCCGGTCTATTCTGGGTGATGGGGATTGTCTTTGAATTTATCTTCCATCGTTTAGAAATCTATGCAAGCAAGTATAAACGAGGTAATGCATTATGA
- a CDS encoding amino acid ABC transporter ATP-binding protein yields the protein MIDIKQVHKSFGNREILKGIDLHVPTGSVTVILGPSGSGKTTFLRTLNFLEKADAGTMQLNDISVDLHKASNKEILNVRRNTSMVFQSYNLFSNKTVIENIMEGLVTVKKMKKSQAREIAQRFLKEVDMEDYDDYYPVQLSGGQQQRIGIARALAMDPEVILFDEPTSALDPELVGEVLAVIRKIAKELEVTMIIVTHEIGFAKEVADQVVFMEGGVIVEQGNPKVVLEHPKEERTRKFLSRYLTLDSELPLDSAAL from the coding sequence ATGATAGATATTAAACAAGTTCACAAATCCTTCGGGAACCGTGAAATTTTAAAGGGCATCGACTTACATGTACCAACGGGTTCTGTAACGGTTATCCTTGGCCCATCCGGCAGCGGTAAGACAACGTTCTTAAGAACGCTCAACTTCCTTGAAAAAGCCGATGCAGGGACGATGCAGTTAAATGATATTTCTGTAGACTTACATAAAGCATCTAACAAGGAAATCTTAAATGTACGCCGTAACACATCCATGGTGTTCCAGTCTTATAACTTGTTCTCTAATAAGACTGTTATTGAAAACATTATGGAAGGTCTTGTAACAGTTAAAAAGATGAAAAAATCTCAAGCTCGAGAAATCGCGCAACGCTTCCTCAAGGAAGTTGACATGGAAGACTATGATGATTACTATCCAGTACAACTCTCCGGTGGTCAACAACAACGTATCGGTATCGCTCGTGCCCTTGCGATGGACCCAGAGGTTATCCTCTTTGATGAACCTACATCTGCTCTCGATCCAGAGCTCGTAGGGGAGGTATTAGCCGTTATCCGAAAAATCGCAAAAGAATTAGAGGTAACGATGATTATTGTAACTCATGAAATTGGCTTTGCCAAAGAAGTGGCGGACCAAGTCGTATTCATGGAAGGCGGCGTTATCGTAGAACAAGGGAATCCTAAGGTTGTTCTTGAACATCCAAAAGAAGAACGAACACGCAAATTTTTGAGCCGTTACCTTACACTAGATAGCGAATTGCCTCTTGATAGCGCAGCGTTATAA
- a CDS encoding GNAT family N-acetyltransferase, which translates to MKEFRQLTVDDAAEYHEVLIAGYAENKNYPISFDAINFSPEESRAWILKYPVFGLYVDGSLVCSISFRMPWIPKATPDVYPHIAHFVTAPEHKGQGYAREVLAEAEDLLRNVYKTPAVTLGTAAEHPWLAKMYEGFGFKEYKRTQLPGKVHTTIFFKKIL; encoded by the coding sequence ATGAAAGAATTTAGACAGTTAACCGTAGATGATGCGGCTGAATATCATGAGGTGTTGATTGCAGGCTATGCGGAGAATAAGAACTACCCTATATCCTTCGATGCTATTAACTTTAGCCCAGAAGAATCTCGGGCGTGGATCTTAAAATATCCTGTATTTGGTCTCTACGTAGATGGTTCCTTAGTATGCTCTATTTCATTCCGCATGCCTTGGATACCAAAGGCTACGCCAGATGTATATCCGCACATTGCACACTTTGTGACGGCCCCTGAACATAAGGGACAGGGCTATGCTCGTGAAGTCCTCGCCGAAGCAGAAGACCTATTGCGCAACGTATATAAAACACCAGCCGTAACCCTTGGTACAGCCGCAGAACATCCATGGCTTGCCAAAATGTATGAAGGCTTTGGCTTTAAAGAATATAAACGAACACAACTACCTGGAAAGGTACATACGACCATATTCTTTAAGAAAATATTGTAA
- the rbsB gene encoding ribose ABC transporter substrate-binding protein RbsB, translating into MKKLLLLLAMAIMVIGLVAGCGKSADNGGDKKSGTIGFSVSTLNNPFFVTMKEGVEAQAKALGLKVKIVDAQNDPAKQANDISDLLESGVSVLIINPVDSAAISTSVEAANAKNIPVITVDRSADKGKVVAHIASDNVKGGEMAAQLIADKVGKAAKVAEIEGIPGASATRERGQGFHNVADKDLTVVAKQSADFDRTKGLNVATNILQANPDVQAIFAHNDEMALGAIQAAKSAGKTIFIVGFDGTADADKAVKDGTLAATIAQQPDQMGKIAIDTAQKVIKGEAVEAKIPVDLKVVTK; encoded by the coding sequence ATGAAAAAACTATTGTTACTGTTGGCGATGGCTATCATGGTTATCGGTCTTGTAGCAGGCTGTGGTAAAAGCGCTGATAACGGCGGCGACAAAAAATCCGGCACAATCGGCTTCTCTGTTTCCACATTGAACAACCCATTCTTCGTAACTATGAAAGAAGGCGTTGAGGCTCAAGCTAAAGCGCTTGGTCTTAAAGTTAAAATCGTTGATGCTCAAAACGACCCAGCTAAACAAGCAAATGATATTTCCGACTTGCTTGAAAGCGGCGTTTCCGTATTGATCATCAACCCTGTAGACTCTGCAGCTATCTCTACTTCCGTAGAAGCAGCAAATGCTAAAAACATTCCTGTAATCACTGTTGACCGCTCTGCTGACAAAGGCAAAGTAGTAGCTCACATCGCTTCCGATAACGTAAAAGGTGGCGAAATGGCAGCTCAACTGATCGCTGATAAAGTAGGCAAAGCTGCAAAAGTAGCTGAAATCGAAGGTATCCCTGGTGCTTCCGCAACTCGTGAACGCGGCCAAGGTTTCCATAACGTAGCTGACAAAGACTTAACCGTAGTAGCAAAACAAAGCGCTGACTTCGACCGCACAAAAGGTTTAAACGTAGCAACAAATATCTTGCAAGCTAACCCAGACGTACAAGCTATCTTCGCTCATAACGACGAAATGGCATTAGGCGCTATCCAAGCAGCTAAATCCGCAGGCAAAACAATCTTCATCGTAGGCTTTGACGGTACTGCTGACGCAGACAAAGCTGTTAAAGACGGCACATTGGCTGCAACAATTGCTCAACAACCAGACCAAATGGGTAAAATCGCTATCGATACAGCTCAAAAAGTTATCAAAGGCGAAGCTGTAGAAGCTAAAATCCCTGTAGATCTTAAAGTTGTTACAAAATAA
- a CDS encoding ABC transporter permease, with protein MDSKALQYVKKLGPLIGLILLFVIISVMNDSFLEFSNLRNLLRQVSINAIIAFGMTFVILTGGIDLSVGSILALSSAVMANLIVTGTDPVLAIVLAAGAGLVLGGINGLVITYGRVAPFIATLATMTIYRGATLVFTDGNPISGLTQDPLFHGFGQGDIAGLPVPAITMFLAFIALWFVLSRTSLGRKTYAVGGSEKVSYIAGIKIDRVKIFVYALTGMLCGIAGAIITSRLNSAQPTAGAGYELDAIAAVVLGGTSLAGGRGHIVGTLIGALIIGTLNNGLNILDVSSFYQQVVKGIVILLAVLADRKKA; from the coding sequence ATGGACAGCAAAGCTCTGCAATATGTAAAAAAATTAGGCCCCCTCATCGGCCTCATCCTATTATTTGTAATTATCTCTGTCATGAACGACAGTTTTCTTGAATTTTCTAACTTGCGTAACTTGTTACGCCAAGTATCCATCAATGCAATCATCGCCTTTGGTATGACTTTCGTCATCTTAACGGGCGGTATCGACTTATCCGTTGGTTCCATCCTTGCCCTCTCTAGTGCAGTGATGGCCAACCTCATCGTAACTGGTACTGACCCTGTATTGGCTATCGTATTAGCCGCAGGTGCAGGCCTTGTATTGGGTGGTATTAACGGTCTCGTTATTACTTATGGTCGTGTAGCTCCATTTATTGCTACCTTGGCGACCATGACAATCTACCGTGGTGCGACGCTAGTATTCACAGACGGTAACCCAATCTCCGGTCTTACACAAGATCCTCTATTCCACGGCTTTGGCCAAGGGGACATCGCAGGCCTTCCAGTTCCAGCTATCACAATGTTCCTAGCTTTCATCGCCCTCTGGTTCGTATTGAGCCGCACATCCTTAGGCCGTAAAACATACGCCGTAGGTGGTAGTGAAAAGGTAAGTTACATTGCTGGTATCAAGATTGACCGCGTTAAAATCTTCGTGTATGCCTTGACTGGTATGCTCTGTGGTATCGCTGGTGCAATCATTACTTCTCGTCTCAACTCTGCACAACCTACAGCAGGTGCAGGCTACGAACTTGACGCTATCGCAGCGGTAGTTCTTGGCGGTACAAGCCTAGCTGGTGGTCGTGGTCATATCGTTGGCACACTCATTGGTGCCCTAATTATTGGTACCCTCAACAACGGGTTAAATATTCTCGACGTTTCCAGTTTCTATCAACAAGTTGTAAAAGGTATTGTCATTTTATTGGCGGTTCTTGCAGACCGCAAGAAAGCCTAG
- a CDS encoding sugar ABC transporter ATP-binding protein, with amino-acid sequence MEIVMSGIAKAFGTNQVLRDVSITLKEGEVHALMGENGAGKSTLMNILTGIHKADAGRITIDGVERTFPNPREAELNGVAFIHQELNIWPNLTLLENLYLMRPKRNKFGMLNKKAMLTEAENTCRELGIELPLTTEAGLCSVGHQQMTEILRILMLDAKVVIMDEPTAALTERETATLFNMMRKMKARGVAIVYISHRMEEVFSECDTITVMRDGHTIITKSTAEISVDEVVRHMVGRSIDEFYPARTTTPGEVVMSIDNLKPEGFDNDISFSLRKGEILGVAGLMGAGRTEIMRAIFGVDKHKGGTVTVNGSVLNCKKPEDAIKAGIAFITENRKSEGLILDFSIGSNITLPNLGDICPSHVLDKGKLNSFADELSKKLGVKTQSIHEPASSLSGGNQQKVVIAKWVGKKPSIIIMDEPTRGIDIGAKRDIYDLMNELTNAGVSIIMVSSELPEVLGMSDRVMIIHEGRVAGILDRSDATPESIMTLATGGQ; translated from the coding sequence ATGGAAATTGTTATGTCAGGCATTGCGAAGGCATTTGGTACAAACCAAGTGTTGCGCGATGTAAGTATTACCCTCAAGGAGGGCGAGGTTCACGCCTTGATGGGCGAAAATGGGGCCGGCAAGTCCACCCTCATGAATATCCTCACTGGTATTCACAAGGCGGATGCTGGTAGAATCACCATCGACGGCGTAGAGCGCACCTTCCCAAACCCAAGAGAGGCCGAGCTGAACGGTGTAGCTTTCATCCACCAAGAGCTCAATATTTGGCCAAATCTAACATTGTTAGAAAATTTGTATTTAATGAGACCAAAGCGCAACAAATTTGGTATGCTCAACAAAAAGGCGATGCTCACTGAGGCTGAAAACACATGTCGCGAACTAGGCATCGAATTGCCGCTCACGACTGAGGCAGGCCTTTGCTCCGTTGGTCACCAACAAATGACGGAAATCCTTCGCATCTTGATGTTAGATGCAAAGGTTGTCATCATGGACGAACCGACAGCGGCCCTTACAGAGCGTGAAACGGCGACATTGTTTAACATGATGCGCAAAATGAAAGCCCGCGGCGTGGCTATCGTATATATCTCTCACCGTATGGAAGAGGTGTTTAGCGAATGTGACACTATAACGGTTATGCGTGACGGTCACACAATTATTACGAAGTCCACTGCTGAAATTTCTGTAGATGAAGTAGTACGTCACATGGTAGGTCGTTCTATCGACGAGTTCTACCCTGCTCGTACGACAACACCAGGCGAAGTAGTAATGAGCATCGACAACCTTAAACCAGAAGGTTTTGACAACGACATTTCCTTCTCCTTGCGCAAAGGGGAAATTCTCGGCGTGGCAGGCCTCATGGGCGCTGGCCGTACAGAAATTATGCGTGCCATTTTTGGTGTAGATAAACACAAAGGCGGTACTGTAACAGTTAACGGCTCCGTTCTAAACTGTAAAAAACCAGAAGATGCCATCAAAGCCGGCATTGCTTTCATCACAGAAAATAGAAAGAGCGAAGGCTTGATCCTCGATTTCTCCATCGGTTCCAATATTACATTGCCGAATCTTGGTGACATTTGCCCATCTCATGTACTAGATAAGGGCAAGCTCAATTCCTTTGCTGACGAATTGTCTAAAAAACTGGGCGTTAAAACACAATCTATTCACGAACCGGCATCGTCTCTATCCGGTGGTAACCAACAAAAGGTTGTTATCGCGAAATGGGTTGGTAAAAAGCCATCCATTATCATCATGGACGAACCGACACGCGGTATCGATATCGGCGCGAAACGTGATATTTATGATTTAATGAACGAATTAACGAACGCTGGTGTGTCCATTATCATGGTGTCCTCTGAGTTACCTGAAGTGCTCGGCATGAGCGACCGCGTTATGATCATTCACGAAGGCCGCGTAGCAGGTATCTTAGACCGCAGCGATGCAACACCAGAATCGATTATGACATTAGCCACAGGAGGACAATAA
- the rbsD gene encoding D-ribose pyranase, with amino-acid sequence MQRHGILNSHIAKVLADLGHTDTICISDCGLPVPEGVQKIDLALDFDVPSFEQVVSIIAKHMKSEAIHVATEIKENNPKAYDFLESTFPSNQYEWIETSHDAFKEATKQCKCIIRTGEASPYANIILRADCIFSDRP; translated from the coding sequence ATGCAACGACACGGTATTTTAAATAGCCATATTGCTAAGGTTTTGGCAGATCTTGGTCACACAGATACCATTTGTATCTCTGATTGTGGCTTACCGGTACCTGAAGGGGTTCAAAAAATCGACTTAGCTTTGGATTTTGACGTACCGAGCTTTGAGCAGGTAGTATCCATAATCGCTAAGCATATGAAATCCGAAGCAATTCATGTGGCTACAGAAATTAAAGAAAACAATCCTAAGGCTTATGACTTCTTAGAGTCTACCTTCCCATCCAATCAATACGAATGGATTGAAACGAGCCACGATGCTTTCAAAGAAGCCACAAAACAATGCAAGTGCATTATTAGAACTGGTGAAGCATCTCCGTATGCGAACATTATCTTACGTGCCGATTGTATTTTCAGCGATCGTCCGTAG
- the rbsK gene encoding ribokinase, translating into MNRIVVIGSCNMDIVVLADKRPTAGETIMGNELHIAHGGKGANQAVAAARLGAEVTMVGCIGEDTYGQMILDNLKENFINTDYIVTVPNTTTGTAHITLAEGDNSIIVIAGANAKVDQSVVDNAWSAIEQADLVMVQNEIPIPTIEYIVRRCHEANVKVLLNPAPAADLDSEWLELATYITPNEHELSALYPNQSTEEILLANENKIIVTLGSKGVGYADNGEIHIVPGFKVEPVDTTGAGDTFNGAFATAIVNGKSLADALHYGNAAAALSIQRLGAQGGMPTKDEVAAFLAEHV; encoded by the coding sequence ATGAATCGCATTGTTGTTATTGGCAGTTGCAACATGGATATTGTAGTCCTCGCGGATAAACGCCCTACTGCAGGCGAAACAATTATGGGCAACGAATTGCACATCGCTCACGGTGGCAAGGGCGCAAACCAAGCGGTGGCTGCGGCTCGTCTAGGTGCAGAGGTCACGATGGTCGGCTGTATCGGTGAAGATACATACGGCCAAATGATTTTAGATAATTTAAAAGAAAATTTCATCAATACAGATTACATCGTTACGGTACCGAACACTACAACCGGTACAGCACACATTACATTAGCTGAAGGCGATAATAGCATCATCGTGATTGCAGGTGCTAATGCTAAGGTAGACCAGTCCGTAGTAGATAACGCTTGGTCTGCTATCGAGCAAGCCGATCTCGTAATGGTGCAAAACGAGATTCCTATTCCAACTATTGAATACATCGTTCGTCGTTGTCACGAGGCTAATGTGAAAGTCCTCTTAAATCCTGCTCCAGCAGCCGACCTCGATTCGGAATGGTTAGAATTAGCAACCTATATTACGCCAAACGAACACGAGTTATCTGCGCTCTACCCTAATCAATCTACAGAGGAGATTTTACTAGCTAACGAAAACAAAATCATCGTTACCCTTGGTAGCAAGGGTGTAGGATATGCCGATAACGGTGAAATTCACATTGTACCTGGCTTCAAGGTTGAGCCCGTAGATACAACAGGTGCTGGCGATACATTTAACGGTGCCTTTGCAACGGCTATCGTTAATGGTAAAAGCTTAGCCGACGCTCTACACTACGGCAATGCAGCAGCGGCCCTCTCCATCCAACGCTTGGGGGCTCAAGGTGGCATGCCAACAAAAGACGAGGTCGCTGCATTCTTAGCAGAACACGTATAG
- a CDS encoding type II toxin-antitoxin system RelE/ParE family toxin produces the protein MKSQPYTIIPTEKFNKELHQQILYIAMQFSKETAIQVKENIQNSISNLMNHPYMGTTPKIRALNDSDFRMLILEKLIIFYTVVEETRTIYLISILDQRQDYVNILNGL, from the coding sequence ATGAAATCCCAACCCTACACAATCATTCCTACTGAAAAGTTCAATAAAGAGCTACATCAACAAATACTTTATATAGCTATGCAGTTTTCAAAAGAAACAGCTATACAAGTAAAAGAAAATATTCAAAATTCAATTTCAAATCTTATGAACCATCCATATATGGGGACTACACCTAAAATTAGAGCACTTAATGACAGTGACTTTCGAATGTTGATTTTAGAAAAGCTTATTATTTTCTACACAGTTGTAGAGGAAACTAGAACTATTTATTTAATCTCTATACTTGATCAACGACAGGATTATGTAAATATACTAAACGGATTATAA
- a CDS encoding type II toxin-antitoxin system Phd/YefM family antitoxin, with amino-acid sequence MGILRETIRPSSDLRNKYPEISKTLQLKDEAAIITVNGRGDTVSLGYNTYNMLKSKIELLSSLVEGQNDIIQGRTTTLDEAFNSIDKMLDQMG; translated from the coding sequence ATGGGAATATTACGCGAAACAATTCGTCCATCCTCTGATTTACGAAATAAGTATCCTGAAATTTCTAAAACCTTACAACTTAAAGATGAGGCTGCCATTATTACTGTAAATGGTCGTGGAGATACTGTAAGTCTCGGCTATAATACATATAACATGTTAAAGTCAAAAATAGAATTATTATCCTCTCTTGTAGAAGGACAAAACGATATCATTCAAGGTCGCACCACTACACTTGATGAAGCTTTCAACAGTATCGATAAAATGCTAGATCAAATGGGGTAA